A genome region from Danio aesculapii chromosome 2, fDanAes4.1, whole genome shotgun sequence includes the following:
- the ubxn7 gene encoding UBX domain-containing protein 7, which produces MATLGDASAPGVNGLIQQFTAITGATESVGKHMLEACNNNLEMAVTMFLDGGGIAEEPSTSASSARASSSRISPVEDEVRAPIPQKQEILVEPEPLFGVPKRRRPARSIFDGFRDFQTETIRQEQELRNGSAVDKKLSTLADLFRPPIELMHKGSFETAKDSGQLENKWLMINIQNVQDFACQCLNRDVWSNDAVKTIIREHFIFWQVYHDSEEGQRYIQFYKLNKFPYISILDPRTGQKMVEWNQLDVTSFMDQVTGFLSEHGQLDGQSSQPPAKRARSESLIDASEDSQLEAAIRASLQETHYESAQEKAESRSDDDSDAEPFSDSEGLISVDGSDNEAGAGEDSLDGHTSTELAPPTRSDSPAHHRKSPHKELCHRKEESKKNHLEPAGLNHSQMGQAENHRSTSQQPSEPAGTSTADPDDNGPKARLMLRYPDGQREQIALSAKAKLMALVRHVQSKGFPNERFELVTNFPRRRLAHLDYDITLQEAGLCPQETVFVQERN; this is translated from the exons ATGGCGACTCTCGGAGACGCATCAGCCCCGGGGGTGAACGGGTTAATACAACAGTTCACAGCCATAACTg GAGCCACAGAGAGCGTAGGGAAGCATATGTTGGAAGCATGTAACAATAACCTCGAGATGGCCGTCACCATGTTTCTGGATGGAGGAGGCATCGCCGAGGAGCCCAGCACAAGCGCCAGTTCAGCCAGAGCGTCCAGCAGCAGAATCTCCCCTGTAGA AGATGAAGTGCGAGCACCCATTCCTCAGAAGCAGGAAATTCTGGTGGAGCCAGAGCCCCTGTTTGGAG TACCAAAGAGACGGAGACCAGCACGATCAATCTTTGATGGATTTCGGGATTTTCAGACTGAAACCA TCCGACAGGAGCAGGAGTTGAGAAACGGAAGTGCAGTGGACAAGAAGCTGAGCACGCTTGCTGATCTCTTCCGTCCCCCCATCGAACTCATGCACAAAGGCAGCTTTGAGACG GCAAAAGACTCAGGGCAGCTTGAGAACAAATGGCTGATGATCAACATTCAGAATGTGCAGGATTTCGCCTGTCAGTGTCTGAACCGGGACGTGTGGAGCAATGATGCTGTCAAAACCATCATCCGAGAACACTTCATATTCTGGCAG gttTACCATGACAGTGAGGAAGGGCAGAGGTACATTCAGTTTTACAAGCTTAACAAGTTCCCCTATATTTCTATCTTGGACCCCCGTACAG GACAAAAGATGGTTGAGTGGAACCAGCTGGACGTGACCTCATTCATGGATCAGGTCACAGGCTTCCTATCAGAGCACGGTCAGCTGGATGGACAGTCCAGTCAACCTCCCGCCAAACGGGCTCGTTCT GAGAGTTTGATAGATGCCAGCGAGGACAGTCAGTTAGAAGCTGCCATCCGGGCGTCTCTTCAAGAAACGCACTACGAGTCCGCTCAAGAAAAGGCAGAGTCGCGCTCAGATGATGATTCAGATGCAGAGCCTTTCTCTGACAGTGAAGGTCTGATCTCAGTCGATGGCTCTGATAATGAGGCTGGAGCAGGGGAGGATTCTTTAGATGGACACACCTCCACAGAATTAGCCCCTCCCACCAGATCAGATAGCCCCGCCCATCACAGGAAGTCCCCCCATAAAGAATTGTGCCACAGAAAAGAGGAGAGTAAGAAGAACCACCTTGAGCCGGCAGGACTCAATCACAGTCAGATGGGACAAGCAGAAAACCACAGATCCACATCACAGCAGCCTTCAGAACCGGCCGGCACCAGCACAGCAGATCCAGACGACAACG GTCCAAAGGCCCGCTTAATGCTGCGATATCCAGATGGCCAAAGGGAACAGATAGCATTGTCTGCTAAAGCTAAACTCATG GCACTGGTGAGACACGTTCAGTCTAAGGGATTCCCCAATGAACGCTTTGAACTTGTCACCAACTTCCCCCGCCGAAGACTCGCTCATTTGGACTATGACATTACACTGCAGGAAGCAGGACTGTGTCCGCAGGAAACTGTGTTTGTGCAGGAGAGAAATTAG